In Octopus bimaculoides isolate UCB-OBI-ISO-001 chromosome 14, ASM119413v2, whole genome shotgun sequence, the following are encoded in one genomic region:
- the LOC106869023 gene encoding uncharacterized protein LOC106869023 — protein MSNAARLTHVIGSLSPEILNKVRDLIMAPPARTEESQQKRLRQLLLTEELGDKKPSQLLRRMKQLMGDDKLPNRVLKQLFVQRLPSNTLVILADTKDNSSVEELAELADRIADVPSSCPSMSAVVTAAPPTNPFPPSTSATDLAELRALIKEQESHIQLLTTKVQAISYDRHHRNNSPVR, from the exons ATGAGCAATGCCGCTCGCCTCACACATGTTATCGGATCCTTATCACCTGAAATCCTGAACAAGGTCCGCGACCTTATCATGGCTCCTCCGGCACG GACGGAAGAGTCTCAACAAAAGCGTCTCCGCCAGCTACTTCTCACAGAAGAATTAGGAGACAAGAAGCCCTCCCAGCTCTTGCGTCGAATGAAGCAACTCATGGGAGATGATAAGCTACCCAACAGAGTGTTGAAGCAGCTCTTTGTACAGCGTTTGCCATCTAATACACTAGTGATCCTCGCTGACACCAAAGACAACTCGTCAGTGGAGGAACTCGCTGAATTAGCCGACCGCATTGCCGATGTCCCGAGCAGTTGTCCGTCCATGTCAGCAGTTGTAACAGCAGCTCCACCAACCAATCCTTTCCCGCCTTCCACCAGCGCAACAGATCTGGCCGAACTACGAGCTTTAATAAAAGAGCAGGAATCACATATACAGCTCCTGACAACGAAAGTACAAGCTATATCATATGACAGGCACCACCGCAACAACAGTCCCGTACGATGA